The genomic stretch CAGCTCGTAGAGCGCCGCGGCCTCGATGTCGTCGCGCCGGTCCGGGTCCTGGACGCCGTCGGCGGTCGGGATCGCCCAGCCGTTTTCGCCATCGTACATCTCGTCCCACCACCCGTCCCGGATGGACAGGTTGAGGCAGCCGTTCAGCGCGGCCTTCATCCCCGAGGTCCCGCACGCCTCCAGCGGGCGCAGCGGGTTGTTCAGCCATACGTCGCAGCCCGCGTACAGGTAGCGGGCCATGGCCATGTCGTAGTCGGGAAGGAAGACGAGCCGGTGCCGCACGTCCGGCCGGTCGGAGAAGGCGACCAGCTGCTGGATCAGCCGCTTGCCGCCGTCGTCGGCCGGGTGCGACTTGCCGGCCACGATGATCTGCACCGGCCGGTCGGGGTCGAGCAGCAGCGAGCGCAGCCGCTCCTCGTCCTGCAGCATCAGGGTCAGCCGCTTGTACGACGGCACCCGGCGGGCGAACCCGATGGTCAGCACGTCAGGGTTGAGCACGTCGTCGACCCACTTAAGCTCGGCCAGGCTCGCCCCGCGCTGCACCCACGAGGCCCGCAGCCGCCGGCGCGCTTCGTCGACCAGCTGCGCCCGCAGCACCGAGCGGGTCTGCCAGATCTCGGTGTCCCCGATGTGCTCGATGGCCTCCCAGCCGCGGGCCTCCTCGACCAGCTCGGCGCCCACGGCGCGCCGGGCCAGGTCCATGACCTCCCTGGCCACCCAGGTGGGGGCGTGCACCCCGTTGGTCACCGACGTGATCGGCACCTCGTCGGAGTCGAAGCTCGGCCACAGCCCGTGGAACATCTCCCGGCTGACCTCGCCGTGCAGCTGGGCCACCCCGTTGGCCCGCTGGCCCAGCCGCAGTCCCATCACGGCCATGTTGAAGACGTTGGGGTCGCCGCCCTCGTACGTCTCGGCGCCCAGCGCCAGGATCCGGTCGAGCGGGACGCCGGGCGAAGCGTTGTCACCGCCGAAGTGCTGCTCGATGAGCGTGCGCGGGAACCGGTCGATCCCGGCGGGCACCGGGGTGTGGGTGGTGAACAGGGTGCCGGCCCGCACCTCCTCGAGGGCCGCGTCGAAGCTGAGCCCGGCGCTCTCCGTCAGCTCCCGGATCCGTTCCAGCCCGAGGAAGCCCGCGTGCCCCTCGTTGGTGTGGAATACCTCGGGCGCCGCCGCCCCGGTCAGCGCGCAGTGGGCCCGGATCGCCCGGACTCCCCCGATGCCGAGCAGCATCTCCTGCTCGAGGCGGTGCTCGGTGCCGCCGCCGTACAGCCGGTCGGTGACCGACCGCTCGGCCGGCGCGTTCTCCTCGATGTCGGAGTCCAGCAGCAGCAGCGGGACCCGGCCCACCTGCGCCTTCCAGATCTGGGCGACCAGCCGGCGCTGCCCCGGCAGGTTCACCGTGACCAGCACCGCCCGGTCCGCGGCGTCCCTGAGCAGGGTGATCGGCAGGCCGTTGGGGTCGAGGACGGGGTAGGTCTCCAGCTGCCAGCCCTCCGGTGACAGCGACTGCCGGAAGTACCCGCTGCGGTAGAGCAGGCCAACCCCGAGCACCGGGACGCCCAGGTCGCTGGCCGCCTTCAGGTGGTCGCCCGCGAGGATGCCCAGACCGCCGGAGTACTGCGGCAGCACCGCGGTGATGCCGTACTCCGGCGAGAAGTAGCCGATCGCGGCCGGCGGCGGGCTGCTGTGGTGCTGCTCCAGGCTCTGGTACCACAGCGGCTCGCGGAGGTAGCGGCGCAGGTCGGCGTGCTCCGCGTGCAGCCGCTCCAGGAAGCCGTCGTCGTTGGCCAGCTCGGTGAACCGCTCGAGCGGGACCGCTCCCAGCAGCCGGGTCGGGTCGTGCTCGACGTCGTCCCAGACCTGCTGGTCGATGGACGCGAACAGGTCCGTGGTCGGCGGGTGCCAGGACCAGCGCAGGTTCATGACCAACTCCTCCAGGGGCGCGAGCGCCTCGGGGAGCACAGTGCGGACGATGAAGCGACGGATGGCACGCATGGGGGTAGAACCTACCGAACGTCGGGGGGTGCCCAGGGGCGGGTTGCCGGATTCTTGCTCGGCCTGGAAGCATCTTGCATGGTCCCGGCGACGCGCCGGGCAGGAACGGGAGAAGGACGGATGCAGGGGGTTCCGCAGGTGCCGCAAGCCGATCCCCCACGCCCGGCCGTCCGGCTACCGTGATCGACACCCGGCGTGGAGGCGGGCCCAAACCGGGACGACGCCCGCCCGCCCAGCAGGAAGGTGGCACCGGACCAGTGGCGCCTCGGACCGGACGCATCCCCATCGTCGATGTGCAGCCCGTCGTCGACTGCGGTCGTTTCCCCGCCAAGGCGGTGCCCGGCGAGGAGTTCACGGTGAGCGCCACCGTGTTCCGCGAGGGGCACGACGCGGTCAACGCCAACGTGGTGCTGCGCGGCCCCAGGGGCGTCCCCGACGTCGGCTGGGTGCCGATGGTCCCCGGCACCCCGGGCACCAACCGCTGGTCCGCCCCGGTGGCCCCGACCGCCGAGGGCGACTGGACGTTCCATGTGGAGGCGTGGGGCGACCCGATGGCCACCTGGCGGCACGCCGCGGAGATCAAGATCCCGGAGCACCAGGACGTCGAGCTCACCTTGGAGGACGGCGCACGGCTGTTCGAGCGAGCCGCCAAGAACGTCCCCAAGGGCGCCGTCCGCACCCTGCTGCAGGACGTCGTGACGGCTCTGCGGGACGCCGAGCGCCCACCCGGGGTCCGGCTGGCCGCCGCGACCGCGCCCGAGGTGCTCGCCGCACTGCACCGGCACCCGTTGCGGGACCTGGTGACCCGCTCGGACCGCTTCCCGCTTCGGGTGGACCGGGAGCGGGCGCTCGTCGGCTCCTGGTACGAGTTCTTCCCACGCTCGGAGGGCGCGGTCGTCGACCCCGAGGGCGGCCCGCCGCTGCGCAGCGGCACGTTCCGCACCGCCATGGAGCGGCTGCCCGCGATCGCTTCCATGGGCTTCGACGTCGTCTACCTGCCGCCGATCCACCCGATCGGCCGCTCGTTCCGCAAGGGTCCGAACAACACCCTGTCCGCGGACAGCCACGACGTCGGGGTGCCCTGGGCGATCGGCTCGGCCGAGGGCGGCCACGACGCGATCCACCCCGACCTCGGCACGCTCGAGGACTTCGACGACTTCGTGGCCCGCGCCCGCGAGCTGGGCCTGGAGGTCGCCCTCGACTTCGCGCTGCAGTGCTCGCCCGAGCATCCCTGGGTGACCCGGCACCCCGAGTGGTTCAGCATCCGCTCCGACGGCAGCATCGCCTACGCCGAGAACCCGCCGAAGAAGTACCAGGACATCTACCCGCTCAGCTTCGACCACGACTACGACGGCCTGTACGCCGAGGTGCTGCGGGTGCTGCGGCACTGGATGAGCCACGGGGTGCGCATCTTCCGGGTGGACAACCCGCACACCAAGCCGGTCCCGTTCTGGGAGCAGCTGCTCGGCGAGGTCCGCGGCACCGACCCGGACGTGCTGTTCCTAGCCGAGGCGTTCACCCTGCCGCCGATGATGCGGATGCTCGCGAAGGTCGGCTTCCACCAGTCGTACACGTACTTCACCTGGCGCACCGCGCGCTGGGAGCTCGCGGGGTACCTCACCGAGCTGGCCACCGAGACCGCGGCCTACTTCCGGCCCAACCTCTTCGTCAACACCCCCGACATCCTGCACGCGTACCTGCAGTACGGCGGGCCGGCCGCCTTCAGGATCCGGGCCGTGCTGGCCGCGACCATGTCCCCGACCTGGGGGGTGTACTCCGGCTACGAGCTGTTCGAGCACGTCGCGCTGCGGCCCGGCAGCGAGGAGTACCTCGACTCGGAGAAGTACCAGCTGCACCCCCGCGACTGGGCGGCCGCAGAGGCCGGCGGTCACAGCCTGGCCCCGTACCTGACCCGGCTCAACGAGATCCGCCGCCGGCACCCGGCGCTGCAGCGGCTGCGCAACGCGACCCTGCACCACGTCGACGACGAGTCGGTGATCGCCTACAGCAAGCGGGTGTCCACCGACCACGGCGACGACACGGTCATCGTGGTGGTCAACCTCGACCCGCACGGCGCGCGCGAGTCCACCATCCACCTGGACATGGAGGCCCTGGGCATGGGCTGGCACGAGTCGTTCGCCGTCCACGACCTGCTCAGCGGGGAGACCTGGCTGTGGGGGCAGCACAACTACGTGCGGCTCGACCCGTTCGTCGAGCCCGCGCACATCCTCGTCATCCGCCGGTCGGCGTCGTGAGCCTCGCACCCGGGACCCCGGTCCCCGACGCCTTCGACGAACGGAACCCGCGCGACCCCGCGTGGTTCAAGCGGGCGGTCTTCTACGAGGTGCTGGTCCGGTCGTTCTTCGACTCCACCGGGGACGGCGTGGGCGACCTGGCCGGGCTCACCGAGAAGCTGGACTATCTGCAGTGGCTGGGGGTGGACTGCCTGTGGCTGCCACCGTTCTACCCGTCCCCGCTGCGCGACGGCGGCTACGACGTGGCCGACTACACCGACGTGCACCCCGACCTGGGCACGCTGGGCGACTTCGTGCAGTTCGTGGACGAGGCGCACCAGCGCGGCCTGCGCGTGATCACCGACTTCGTCATGAACCACACCTCGGACCAGCACCACTGGTTCCAGGCCAGCCGCACCGACCCGGACGGGCCCTACGGGGACTTCTACGTGTGGGCCGACACCGACGCGGGGTACCCCGACGCGCGCATCATCTTCGTCGACACCGAGACGTCGAACTGGACGTTCGACCCGGTCCGCAAGCAGTACTTCTGGCACCGCTTCTTCAGCCATCAGCCGGACCTCAACTTCGACAACCCCCGGGTGCAGGACGCGATCCTCGAGGCGCTGCGGTTCTGGCTGGACCTCGGAATCGACGGGCTCCGGCTGGACGCCGTCCCGTACCTGTTCGAGGAGGAGGGCAGCAACTGCGAGAACCTGCCGCGGACCCACGAGTTCCTGCGCCGGGTGCGCACCGAGGTGGACCGGCTGTACCCGGATCGGGTGCTGCTGGCCGAGGCCAACCAGTGGCCGGCCGACGTCGTCGACTACCTCGGCGACCCCGAGGTCGGGGGCGACGAGTGCCACATGGCGTTCCACTTCCCGGTCATGCCGCGGCTGTTCATGGCGGTGCGGCGCGAGTCGCGCTACCCGATCTCGGAGATCCTGGCCGAGACCCCGCCGATCCCCAGCAGCTGCCAGTGGGGCATCTTCCTGCGCAACCACGACGAGCTGACCCTCGAGATGGTCACCGACGAAGAGCGCGACTACATGTGGAGCGAGTACGCCAAGGACCCCCGGATGCGCGCGAACATCGGGATCCGGCGGCGGCTGGCGACCTTGCTGGAGAACGACCGAGACCAGATCGAGCTGTTCACCGCGCTGCTGCTGTCGCTGCCCGGCTCCCCGGTCCTGTACTACGGGGACGAGATCGGGATGGGCGACAACATCTGGCTGGGTGACCGGGACGGCGTGCGCACGCCGATGCAGTGGACGCCGGACCGCAACGCCGGCTTCTCCACCTGCGACCCCGGCCGGATGATGCTGCCCGTCGTCGCCGACGCCGTCTACGGCTACCAGGTGACGAACGTCGAGGCTCAGCTGCGCAACACGTCGTCCCTGCTGCACTGGACCCGGCGGCTCATCGAGGTGCGCAAGCAGAACCCGGCGTTCGGGCTCGGCGGGTTCCACGACCTCGGCGGCAACAACCCGAGCGTGTTCAGCCTCGTCCGCGAGTTCGGCGACGACCGGGTGCTGTGCGTGAACAACCTGTCGCGCTCCGCCCAGGCCGTCGAGCTGGACCTGCGGGCCTACGAGGGGGTCTCCCCGGTGGAGATGCTCGGCGGTGCGCACTTCCCCCGGATCGGCGAGCTGCCCTACCTGCTCACCCTGGGCGGGCACGGCTTCTACTGGTTCCGCCTCCCCCGTCCCGAGCAGGCGACGTGAACGAGCCGACCTGGAGGACGATGACGTGACCCTGCCCGATGGCCTCACACAGTTCCTGGACCGACAGCGCTGGTTCGCCGAGAAGGGCCGCGAGTACCACGTGCTCGGGCTGCGCTCCCTGGGGCGGGTCCACGACGCGCCACCGGTGGACATCGTCCTGCTGGACGTCGAGGCGGACGGCCGCCGGTCGGTCTACCAGCTGGTGCTCGAGCGCCGCGACAACGCCGAGGAGCGGCTCGAGCACGCGTTCGTGGGACGGGACGGGCAGGGGTACGTCTACGACGCGCTGCACGACCGGGAGGTCACCGGCAGCCTGCTCGAGCTGATCGGGGCCGAGGCCACCCGCGACCAGCTGCGGTTCCACCGGATCGGCGGGCAGCCGGTACCGCCGAGCGGACCGAGCCTGGTGATGACCGCGGAGCAGTCCAACACCTCCCTGCTGTTCGGCGACTCCCTGATCATGAAGATCTACCGGCAGGTCGCGCCGGGGGTGAATCCGGACGTCGAGGTGCACGCCGGCCTGGCCGCGGTGGGCTGCACGGTCATCGCGACCCCGCTTGGCTACGTGGACAGCCCCGAGGGGACCCTCGCGTTCCTCCAGGAGTACCTGGCGGACGGCGCCGACGGCTGGGAGATCGCCAAGGCCAGCGTGCGCGACCTGTTCGTCGAGGCCGACCTCCATCCCGGCGAGTGCGGCGGGGACTTCGCGAGCGACGCCGAGCGGCTGGGGGCCACCACCGAGCAGATGCACGCCGCGCTGACCGAGGCGTTCCCCACCGGCTCGCTGACCCCGGCCGACCTGGCCGGGCGGGCCGCCCGGATGAGCGAGCGGCTCGCGGACGCCGTCGCCCAGGTCCCTGACCTGGCCCCGTTCGAGCCGGGTCTGCGTCGCCACTTCGACGCGCTGGCGGCGCTCGGCCAGGAGGTGCCGTCCCAGCGGGTGCACGGTGACTTCCACCTGGGGCAGACCCTGCGTATCACGTCCGGGTGGAAGGTGCTGGACTTCGAGGGCGAGCCGCAGACGCCGTCGGCCGAGCGCCGCGCGCTGGACACCCCGCTGCGCGACGTCGCCGGCATGCTCCGCTCGATCGACTACGCCGCCCGGCAGGTGCTACTCGACCACCCGGACGACCAGCAGCTGGCCTACCGGGCCGCCGAGTGGGCGGAGCACAATCGGGCCGCCTTCCTGCGGGGGTACGGGTACCTGCCGGAGGATGGCAGGGACGCGGTGCTGCTGCGGGCCCTGGAGACGGAGAAGGCGGTGTACGAGGTGGTCTACGAGTCCCGGATGCGACCGACTTGGCTGGCGATCCCGCTGGCCGCGATCGAGAGGCTGGCCGGATGACGACCAGCCAACCTCCGGCCGGCCGGCGGCCTGTCCCGGTGCCCACCGGCGAGCTCGACCGCCTCATCGGCGGCGCCCACCACGACCCGCACGGCATGCTGGGCCCGCACCTCGGACCGGACGGGGTGACCGTGCGGGTGCTGCGGCCGTGGGCCGAGTCGGTGGAGGTGCGGGTTGGCGACCAGACGTACCCGCTCGAGCACGAGCACGAGGGGGTGTGGGTCGCCCTGCTCCCGCTGACCCAGGTGCCGGACTACCGAGTGGTGGTCGACTACGGCGACGGCCCGACCACGTCGGACGACCCGTACCGGTTCCTGCCCACCCTGGGGGAGCTCGACCTGCACCTGATCTCCGAGGGCCGACACGAGCGGCTGTGGGAGGTCCTCGGGTCGCACGTGCGCACCTACGGCGAGGGCGCCGACGCCGTCACGGGTACGTCGTTCGCCGTGTGGGCGCCCAACGCCCGGGGCGTGCGCGCCGTGGGTGACTTCAACCACTGGGACGGCCGAGGCTTCCCGCTGCGCTCACTCGGCTCGAGCGGCGTGTGGGAGCTGTTCGTCCCCGGTGTGGGCGAGGGCACCCGGTACAAGTACGAGGTGCTGGGCCGGGACAGCGTGTGGCGGCAGAAGGCGGACCCGATGGCCAGGGCGACCGAGTGCCCCCCGGCCACGGCCTCGGTGGTCGAGCGGTCCAGCTACGAGTGGCAGGACACGGCCTGGCTCGAGCGCCGGGCCGCCAGCGCCCCGCACCGCGACCCGGTGAGCATCTACGAGGTCCACCTCGGCTCGTGGCGGCAGGGGCTGGGCTACCGCCAGCTGGCCGAGGAGCTGGTCGAGTACGTCACCGAGCTCGGCTTCACCCACGTGGAGCTGCTGCCCGTGGCCGAGCACCCGTTCGGCGGGTCGTGGGGCTACCAGGTCACCTCCTACTACGCCCCCACCTCGCGGTTCGGCTCGCCCGACGACTTCCGCTACCTGGTCGACCGGCTGCACGAGGCCGGGATCGGCATCATCGTCGACTGGGTCCCCGCGCACTTCCCGCGGGACGCGTGGGCCCTGGCCCGCTTCGACGGGACGCCGCTGTACGAGCACGCCGACCCGCGCAAGGGCGAGCAGCCGGACTGGGGCACGCTCGTGTTCGACTTCGGCCGCCGCGAGGTGCGCAACTTCCTGGTGGCCAACGCCGTCTTCTGGCTCGAGGAGTACCACATCGACGGCCTGCGGGTCGACGCGGTGGCCTCGATGCTCTACCTAGACTACTCGCGCAAGGACGGGGAGTGGCTGCCCAACATCTACGGCGGCCGGGAGAACCTCGACGCGGTGGCCTTCCTGCAGGAGACCAACGCCACGGTGTACCGCCGGGTGCCCGGTGCCATGATGATCGCCGAGGAGTCCACCGCCTGGCCTGGCGTCACGCGGCCGACCCACCTCGGCGGCCTCGGCTTCGGCTTCAAGTGGAACATGGGCTGGATGCACGACTCGCTGGACTACCTGGGCCGCGAGCCGGTCCATCGGCAGTACCACCACAACCAGATGACGTTCTCGATGATGTACGCCTGGACCGAGAACTTCGTGCTGCCCATCTCGCACGACGAGGTGGTCCACGGCAAGGGCTCGCTGCTGCGCAAGGTCCCCGGTGACCGCTGGCAGCAGCTGGCCACGGTCCGGGCCTACCTGGCGTACATGTGGGCGCACCCCGGCAAGCAGCTGTTGTTCATGGGCGCCGAGATCGGCCAGGAGTCAGAGTGGTCGGAGTCCCGGTCCCTGGACTGGTGGCTGCTCGACCACCCCGACCACCGCGGCGTCCAGAAGCTGGTCGCCGACCTCAACCGGGTCTACCAGGAGACGCCGGCGCTGTGGCGGCTAGACGTCGACCCGACCGGGTTCGAGTGGATCGACGCGAACGACGCCAGCGGCAACGTGTTCTCGTTCCTGCGCAAGGGGGACGACGGCTCGGTGCTGGCCTGCGTGTCGAACTTCTCCTCGGTGCCGCACGAGTCCTACCGGCTCGGCCTGCCGTCCACGGGTCGCTGGGACGAGGTGCTCAACACCGACGCCACGGACTACGCCGGCAGCGGCGTCGGCAACCTGGGCCAGGTGTGGGCGGGCGACGACCCGTGGCACGGCCGTCCGGCGTCCGCGACGGTCCGGGTACCACCGCTCGGCACGGTCTGGCTGCGCCGCGCGGACTGACCCGTCGCCCGGCTAGAACAGCGCGCTGGCCAGCCCGGTGCGCCCCTTGGCCACTCGCGGGTCGTCCGGCCCGATGACGTCGAACAGCGCGATCAGGTGCGCCCTGGCCCGGTCCCGGTCGTCGCCGGACGAGCGCCGGACCAGGTCGATCAGCCGGTCGAAGGCGTCGCTGACGTTGCCGCCCACCACGTCCAGGTCGGCGGCCAGGCACTGGGCGTCCACGTCGTCGGGCCGTTCCGCCGCCGCCTGCCGGGCGGCGGCCACGTCGGTGGTCTGCGTCCGTCGGATCAGCTCCACCTGGGCCAGCCCGAGGCGGGCCTCCTCGTTGCCGGGTGACCCGGCGAGCACCGTCCGGTAGGCCTCGGCGGCGGCGTCCAGGTCGCCGCGCTCGAGCGCGTCGAGGGCCTGCTCCACCCCCGGGTCGAGCGGCTGCTGCGCGGCCATGTCCTCCCCCGCGGCCAGCGCCAGCACCTGGTCGATGAACTCGCGCACCTGCGGCTCGGGCAGCGCGCCGCTGAACCCGGGCACCAGCTGGCCCTGCCACACCACGTGGACTGTGGGGATGCTCTGCACCTGGAAGGCCGCGGCGACCCGCTGGTTGGCGTCGACGTCGATCTTCGCCAGCGTCCAGGCGCCATCCGCCTCGGCGGCCAGCCGCTCGAGGATCGGGCTGAGCTGCTTGCACGGCCCGCACCACTCGGCCCAGAAGTCGACGACCACCGGGACGGTCATGGACCGGTCGATGATCTCGGCCTGGAAGGTGGCCTCGGTCACGTCGACGTGGGACGGTGCCACGGTGGGGGCATCCGGGCCGGCTGCGGCGGCAGCCGCCCTGGCCTCCTCGGCGCGGGCGCGGGCCGCGTTCTGCGCGGCGAGGGCCCCGAGGTCGACGGCCCCGGGCAGGTTGAAGCTCGGTGTGGACATGCGCCCCATCCTCCCCGAAATCACCGGGTGCGCCCAACCGGTGCGGCCGGGCGGGTCAGAAGCGGGCCGGCTCCCGGTACGGGCCGAACACGTCACCCAGCGCCGCGCAGATCTCGCCGAGGCTCGCCTCCGCGCGGGCCGCGACGAGTATCGGCTCGACCAGGTTCGCGGTGCCCCTCGCGACCGCCTCCAGCTCGACCAGCGCTGCGCGGACGGCCGCCTCGTCACGCACCTGGCGGCGGCCGGCCAGCTCGGCGACCTGGTCCCGCTCGACCTCGTGGCTGATCCGGAGGATCTCCAGCGGCTCCTCGATAGACTGGGTGTGCACGTTCACGCCCACGACCGACTTGTCGCCCTTCTCCAGCGAGCGCTGGTA from Actinomycetes bacterium encodes the following:
- the glgP gene encoding alpha-glucan family phosphorylase; its protein translation is MRAIRRFIVRTVLPEALAPLEELVMNLRWSWHPPTTDLFASIDQQVWDDVEHDPTRLLGAVPLERFTELANDDGFLERLHAEHADLRRYLREPLWYQSLEQHHSSPPPAAIGYFSPEYGITAVLPQYSGGLGILAGDHLKAASDLGVPVLGVGLLYRSGYFRQSLSPEGWQLETYPVLDPNGLPITLLRDAADRAVLVTVNLPGQRRLVAQIWKAQVGRVPLLLLDSDIEENAPAERSVTDRLYGGGTEHRLEQEMLLGIGGVRAIRAHCALTGAAAPEVFHTNEGHAGFLGLERIRELTESAGLSFDAALEEVRAGTLFTTHTPVPAGIDRFPRTLIEQHFGGDNASPGVPLDRILALGAETYEGGDPNVFNMAVMGLRLGQRANGVAQLHGEVSREMFHGLWPSFDSDEVPITSVTNGVHAPTWVAREVMDLARRAVGAELVEEARGWEAIEHIGDTEIWQTRSVLRAQLVDEARRRLRASWVQRGASLAELKWVDDVLNPDVLTIGFARRVPSYKRLTLMLQDEERLRSLLLDPDRPVQIIVAGKSHPADDGGKRLIQQLVAFSDRPDVRHRLVFLPDYDMAMARYLYAGCDVWLNNPLRPLEACGTSGMKAALNGCLNLSIRDGWWDEMYDGENGWAIPTADGVQDPDRRDDIEAAALYEL
- a CDS encoding alpha-1,4-glucan--maltose-1-phosphate maltosyltransferase is translated as MAPRTGRIPIVDVQPVVDCGRFPAKAVPGEEFTVSATVFREGHDAVNANVVLRGPRGVPDVGWVPMVPGTPGTNRWSAPVAPTAEGDWTFHVEAWGDPMATWRHAAEIKIPEHQDVELTLEDGARLFERAAKNVPKGAVRTLLQDVVTALRDAERPPGVRLAAATAPEVLAALHRHPLRDLVTRSDRFPLRVDRERALVGSWYEFFPRSEGAVVDPEGGPPLRSGTFRTAMERLPAIASMGFDVVYLPPIHPIGRSFRKGPNNTLSADSHDVGVPWAIGSAEGGHDAIHPDLGTLEDFDDFVARARELGLEVALDFALQCSPEHPWVTRHPEWFSIRSDGSIAYAENPPKKYQDIYPLSFDHDYDGLYAEVLRVLRHWMSHGVRIFRVDNPHTKPVPFWEQLLGEVRGTDPDVLFLAEAFTLPPMMRMLAKVGFHQSYTYFTWRTARWELAGYLTELATETAAYFRPNLFVNTPDILHAYLQYGGPAAFRIRAVLAATMSPTWGVYSGYELFEHVALRPGSEEYLDSEKYQLHPRDWAAAEAGGHSLAPYLTRLNEIRRRHPALQRLRNATLHHVDDESVIAYSKRVSTDHGDDTVIVVVNLDPHGARESTIHLDMEALGMGWHESFAVHDLLSGETWLWGQHNYVRLDPFVEPAHILVIRRSAS
- the treS gene encoding maltose alpha-D-glucosyltransferase; protein product: MSLAPGTPVPDAFDERNPRDPAWFKRAVFYEVLVRSFFDSTGDGVGDLAGLTEKLDYLQWLGVDCLWLPPFYPSPLRDGGYDVADYTDVHPDLGTLGDFVQFVDEAHQRGLRVITDFVMNHTSDQHHWFQASRTDPDGPYGDFYVWADTDAGYPDARIIFVDTETSNWTFDPVRKQYFWHRFFSHQPDLNFDNPRVQDAILEALRFWLDLGIDGLRLDAVPYLFEEEGSNCENLPRTHEFLRRVRTEVDRLYPDRVLLAEANQWPADVVDYLGDPEVGGDECHMAFHFPVMPRLFMAVRRESRYPISEILAETPPIPSSCQWGIFLRNHDELTLEMVTDEERDYMWSEYAKDPRMRANIGIRRRLATLLENDRDQIELFTALLLSLPGSPVLYYGDEIGMGDNIWLGDRDGVRTPMQWTPDRNAGFSTCDPGRMMLPVVADAVYGYQVTNVEAQLRNTSSLLHWTRRLIEVRKQNPAFGLGGFHDLGGNNPSVFSLVREFGDDRVLCVNNLSRSAQAVELDLRAYEGVSPVEMLGGAHFPRIGELPYLLTLGGHGFYWFRLPRPEQAT
- a CDS encoding aminoglycoside phosphotransferase, with amino-acid sequence MTLPDGLTQFLDRQRWFAEKGREYHVLGLRSLGRVHDAPPVDIVLLDVEADGRRSVYQLVLERRDNAEERLEHAFVGRDGQGYVYDALHDREVTGSLLELIGAEATRDQLRFHRIGGQPVPPSGPSLVMTAEQSNTSLLFGDSLIMKIYRQVAPGVNPDVEVHAGLAAVGCTVIATPLGYVDSPEGTLAFLQEYLADGADGWEIAKASVRDLFVEADLHPGECGGDFASDAERLGATTEQMHAALTEAFPTGSLTPADLAGRAARMSERLADAVAQVPDLAPFEPGLRRHFDALAALGQEVPSQRVHGDFHLGQTLRITSGWKVLDFEGEPQTPSAERRALDTPLRDVAGMLRSIDYAARQVLLDHPDDQQLAYRAAEWAEHNRAAFLRGYGYLPEDGRDAVLLRALETEKAVYEVVYESRMRPTWLAIPLAAIERLAG
- the glgB gene encoding 1,4-alpha-glucan branching protein GlgB is translated as MTTSQPPAGRRPVPVPTGELDRLIGGAHHDPHGMLGPHLGPDGVTVRVLRPWAESVEVRVGDQTYPLEHEHEGVWVALLPLTQVPDYRVVVDYGDGPTTSDDPYRFLPTLGELDLHLISEGRHERLWEVLGSHVRTYGEGADAVTGTSFAVWAPNARGVRAVGDFNHWDGRGFPLRSLGSSGVWELFVPGVGEGTRYKYEVLGRDSVWRQKADPMARATECPPATASVVERSSYEWQDTAWLERRAASAPHRDPVSIYEVHLGSWRQGLGYRQLAEELVEYVTELGFTHVELLPVAEHPFGGSWGYQVTSYYAPTSRFGSPDDFRYLVDRLHEAGIGIIVDWVPAHFPRDAWALARFDGTPLYEHADPRKGEQPDWGTLVFDFGRREVRNFLVANAVFWLEEYHIDGLRVDAVASMLYLDYSRKDGEWLPNIYGGRENLDAVAFLQETNATVYRRVPGAMMIAEESTAWPGVTRPTHLGGLGFGFKWNMGWMHDSLDYLGREPVHRQYHHNQMTFSMMYAWTENFVLPISHDEVVHGKGSLLRKVPGDRWQQLATVRAYLAYMWAHPGKQLLFMGAEIGQESEWSESRSLDWWLLDHPDHRGVQKLVADLNRVYQETPALWRLDVDPTGFEWIDANDASGNVFSFLRKGDDGSVLACVSNFSSVPHESYRLGLPSTGRWDEVLNTDATDYAGSGVGNLGQVWAGDDPWHGRPASATVRVPPLGTVWLRRAD
- a CDS encoding tetratricopeptide repeat protein, with translation MSTPSFNLPGAVDLGALAAQNAARARAEEARAAAAAAGPDAPTVAPSHVDVTEATFQAEIIDRSMTVPVVVDFWAEWCGPCKQLSPILERLAAEADGAWTLAKIDVDANQRVAAAFQVQSIPTVHVVWQGQLVPGFSGALPEPQVREFIDQVLALAAGEDMAAQQPLDPGVEQALDALERGDLDAAAEAYRTVLAGSPGNEEARLGLAQVELIRRTQTTDVAAARQAAAERPDDVDAQCLAADLDVVGGNVSDAFDRLIDLVRRSSGDDRDRARAHLIALFDVIGPDDPRVAKGRTGLASALF